TAGCGCCAAAAGAACCGGAAGAGCCGACCTGGTCAGCGCGGATGGCCATTTGGGGGCTCCAGTGCAGACCAAAAAGAAAATCGGCTACCGGTATGGCTTTGAAAAAGCGCAGGGCTTCAAAAAGGATTGACAGGATAATGCCGATGGTGGTGAAAATAGCAACGGTTGAAGATGCCAGCAGCAAGAGTTTGATGACTCTTTCCACCTGGTTGCGGGCCCGGGTTGTCGGTTTCAGCCGCTCGAGCGTCAGCAGCATCCCGCCAATTGCCAGAACCAGGCAAGCTACGGCCAGGATGGTATGACTGAGGTTGGTCAAAGACTGGTAATGATTGGCAGCGGCCTGGATCTCTGGGGTAACATTCTGGGAGACGATATTACCAGAGACCAGGTTTTTTATATCATTGAGCAGCAGATTCAATTCGCCGGCAGGGAGTAACCGCAGTTTCTCCGGCAGGTTGCTCAGAACCAGGTGGGTAATAATTCTGCTTTCACCGGCCAGCCAGAAAGCGGCAAGAACCAGGGCCGGCAGTCCGCACCAGAGGGCGGCCAGGGCCCCGTAATAAAAAGGTCGGGAATGCAGCCGCGGCAGTCCACCGATTTTTTTGGCAAGTGCATGGGAACGTTTGCGGCCGTAGATAAAGGCAATGGCCGTCAATGCCAGGAGAATCAGGAATAATAATGAGATCATGATGATCTTTTTCAGTAATTAATCAATGACAATGTGGATGAGCTGATTTTATAATCAGGAGCAGATGTAGCAGGAAAATATTAAGTTAAAATTAAGATAGAGTAAAAAGGCGGGAAATCGGTGCCGTTCCGTTAGCCAGTCGATTGACAGAGCGGCACGAACCGTCGGCTAGTCTTCTTCTTCCTCTCTCTTAATGAAATCTTCCGTTCGGTGGCGGATCACTTCTCCCTCCACCATATAAACAACATCTTCGGCAATGTTGGTGGCTAAATCAGCAATTCTCTCCAATTGGCCGGAGGCGGATAAGAGATGGCTGGCCCTTTTAACGGTAGAGGGATTCTTTTGCATCTGCCGGCGGAGGGATTTGATCATTTTATGGTTGGCCAGGTCTACGGCATCATCCATAGTGATGACCTGACGGGCCAGTTTGGCATCGTTGTGGGTCAGGGCATCAAGGCTGTAGGTGAGCATCTTTTGAACTTTGTCCGCCATCCCGGGAAAATCAAGGGTGAGAGCGAGCATTTCCCTGGTAGAAAGGAAAATGGCCCGTTCGGCAATGTTTACCGCCAGGTCGCCAACCCTTTCCAGGTCGTTGTTGACTTTAAGAGCAGTGATGACAAACCTGAGATCAATGGCAACCGGTTGATGAAGGGCGAGAATTTTAAGGCATTCTTCTTCTATTTTTACCTCTTTTTCATTAATGAGAAAATCTTCCTGAACAACTTCTTCGGCCAGTTCCTGACGCCGGTCCACCAGGGCGGTCAGGGCCTTCTGGGTGGCATTTTCGACCATTGAGGCGATGACCAGTAATTCTTTTTTCAGGTTGTCCAGTTCACGCTGCAGATGTTTTGACATGGAAATACTCCTTCAATTTTCATCCAGTGGAAATATAAGTTGAAATGTGCTGCCACTGCCGGGGATGCTTTTCACCTCAACCCGGCCGCCATGGGCCATGACGATATGCCTGACAATGGATAGCCCCAGGCCGGTGCCCCCAAGTTCCCGGGAACGGGCCTTGTCAACCCGATAGAAGCGTTCAAAGATGCGTTCCTGATCTTGAGGCTCAATGCCGATGCCGGTATCCCGGACCTCAATGACCGCCTGATGATCTTTACTGAAACATCGCAGCCATATATGACCTTGTTCGGGGGTGTATTTGATCGCGTTGTCCAGCAGGTTGCTGACTGCCTGTTCCAGAGCATCCCAGCCACCGGTGATAATCAAAGGCGTTTCCGGGACCGAGAGTTCAATCGTGATCTGTTTTTCAATTGCTGACAGGGATAAATCCTCCAGGGTTTTCCTGGTAATTTCCGCCAGATTGACTGGCTCTTCGGCCAGGCTTTCATCCCGTAGTTCGAATCTGGAAAGGGCCAGGAGATCGGTGACGATAGCCGAAATCCTCAGGGATTGATTCTTAATTTTTTCCAGGAATGTCTGCTGTTTTTTCGGCGATATTTCCCCGTCATCAAGCAAGGTTTCCACCAGAGCGCGGATGGCTGTAATTGGGGTTTTCAGCTCATGGGACGCGTTGGCAACAAAATCGCGGCGCACAGTTTCCAGGTGACGTAATTCAGAAACATCCATGAGGACTACCATTGCTCCAACGGCCGAGCCGATGCCATCCTGCAAAGGGGCCGCGTGCATTTCAATGATCCGGTCATAGGTTCCATAAGCTATTTTTACACTTCGTTTGATGATCTGCAGGTCCCTGGCGGTATCGGAAAGAATCTTGCTTATCTCGTGGAGCCGGGTAGTTTCCCAGATAGGTTTGTTCAAGCTGTTATCGATATCAATTCCAAGCAGTGTTGCGGCCGCGTCATTAATATGAATAATAAGCTCATCTTTATTAATGGCAATGACACCTTCACTCATACAGCTTAAGATCGCACTCAGCTTATTGCGATCCATGTTGATGATTGCCAGCCGCTGTTGGGATTTTTCCGCCATTTTGTTTAATGCTTTTTCCAGACGGCCGATTTCATCTTTGCGCTTGACCGAAAGGCGTTTGCCGAAATTTCCCTGGGCCATGGCTTCCGACATCTCGGTCATGGCGGTCAGCGGCCGAGAAAAATGGCGGGCCAGGAGAAAACCCAGCAGCAGTGATATCAGGGTGACCAGGCTGACTCCCAGGGCAATGGTTTTCCTTACTTCCGCCAATCGTTGATCGACTATTTTCAGGGGCAGTGAGGTTCTGACATAACCCAGAAAATGTCCCGATTTATGGACCGAGCGGGCCAGGTACATCATTCTGGTCTGCAGGGTTTTACTGAAACGAATAGCCTGACCAAAATCGTGAAAGCGGGATTCCTGAACTTCAGGGCGCTGGCCATGGTTGTCCATGGTCAGGGGATCTTTATCGGAATCCGCCAGGACCACTCCCTGGGCATTAATGACAGTCATGCGCGTATGGATCTTTTTACCCAAAGAAACGACAGACTGCTGTAGTTCCCGGGTTGGGGGTTCTGTAAAATGGGGTGCGGCAACCTCGGCAAGCAGTAATGATCGGGTCTGCAGGGCTGCCTGTATATCGGCCAACTTGTTATTGGTAATGTAACGGCCCAGCAGGGTACCGACCAGCAAGGCTGAAAGCAGGATGAAAGTTGCAAAAACACTGTAGATTTTCCACAACATGCGGGAGCGCAGCATGGTCATCGTCTTATGTCCTTTCTTCGTCTTTAAAGCGATAACCAACCCCGCGGATGGTTTCAATCAAGTAGCGATAGTGGCCGAGTTTTTTTCTCACAGACTGAATATGAACGTCAATATTCCGGTCGACGATAAATTCATCTCGGCCTACCATCTGGCTGAGCAGGCGGTCCCGGGTAAAAACCCGGCCTGGATGACTGGCAAGGTAATAAAGCAGCTTCAGTTCGCTGGCGGTAAAAGAAACCGAAGTGTGGTCGACCATGACTTCATGACGTTCCATATCCATGACCACTCCATCACGTTCTATATGTCGTCGCATTATCCCTTCATCCTGTAATCCCCGGCGGCGGATGACCGCCCTGATCCGGGCCAGCAGTTCTTTAGGGCTGAAAGGTTTGACCATATAATCGTCGGCTCCCAGTTCCAGGCCCAGGATGATATCGCTTTCCTCGCCTTTGGCGGTTACCATGATAAGAGGAATGGAAGCTGTTTCTGTGTCATCTTTCAGTCGCTTACACACTTCCAGTCCGTCAATTTTCGGCAGCATCAGGTCAAGGAGTACAAGGGTTGGAGGGGTTTTCTGGATGAGTTCAAGCCCCTGCTTGCCGTCCGCCGCCGTCAGGACTTTATAGCCCTCCCGTTCCAGGTTGTATTCCAGGACCTCGCGGATATCCGTTTCATCCTCAACGATGATAATAAGCTCCTTGTTCATCTTTCTTCCTTTTGGCTCTATCGTTGTATTCCTGAGATCTCGGCAGGATTGCATAATGAAACTACTTATGGATTATGCCGTATCTATGTTAAGATAGTATAAAGTTATTTTTGTCAAGGTACGGAAAGTTTTAAATAGAATTTTCCCCTTGACTCTAATACGTCATTGACGTATAGTTTTCTTTATGAAATTTATTGAAACATCTATTTTCACCAAACAAGTACAAAAACTTATCCCCGATGAAAGTTACCGCATGTTGCAATCATCTTTGATGATCAAACCAAATGCCGGTGCCGTAATTAAAGGGGGTGGTGGACTTCGCAAAATTCGCTGGAAGTTGCCTGAATCGGGGAAAAGGGGGGCATTGCGGCTGATTTATTATTGGGATCCTCCAGAAATAATTTATATGATCTTTATGTATAAAAAAACTGAACAGGAAGATTTAACGCCCGAGCAAAGAAAAACATTGAAGAATTTGGTTAAGGACAATTTATTATGAAAAATGAAGACTTTAATTTATTAGTCGCCAGCATTAAAGAAGCCGGAGAGATTAAAGCCGGCAGAAAAAAACCAAGTCGACTATTTGAAATTACCGCACCGGAAATTAAAATGGTTCGAGAAACATTGCATGTTTCACAAAACGAGTTTGCGTTGATGATCGGCGTGAGTATTCGAACCTTGCAAAACTGGGAGCAGGGACGGAGGAAACCCGAAGGACCAGCCAAAGCCTTGTTACGCGTGGCATCAAGAAACCCCAAAGCTGTGCTTGAAGCACTTCATGCAGAATGAGATGATGACAGTAAATTGCTTCTCAGAAAAGGGAAGAGCATGGCTGTAAAACCGATGAACTAAACCCATTGGGCACCGCAAACCAGCGTTTTTGGTGACCAGCAAGAGCGTCCTGTACAAGGGCGCTCTTGCTGGTTAAGCAGTTAAAAGAAAATGTTATCTTACTTGTGGGTTGCCCGCATGGTGTGGGCCAGGTCTTTAATTTCCACCAGGTCCTTGGTCATCATTGCCCAGCCATACCAGTAGGCGTAGTCGGGATTGACGTGGAACTGCGCCTGGTAGGTGCGCATCCGATGCTTCATGTACATCTGGAAGAGTACCTGCTCTATAAATGTCGCCTGGTCCAGATTGCCGCCGCCGGTGCGCAGGAAGTAGAGAAAATCGGGATAGGCAAAGGTATAGGTATCCGGTTTCTTGATAATCCCGTCTTTGTAAAGGCCGGCGACGATCTCAATGGCTTCTGCCAACAGGTGGTCGGCCTTCTGCAGCATTGAATCACCCATTTCCAGCTGTGAGCGGGCATATTTTTCAGCGTGGCACTTGGCACAGGTCTTGATCATCTTTTCCCGCTCGGTTTCCCAGGCTTCCTGGGTTGTGCGGACCATGTCAACCGAAGTAACCAGCTCCAGACGGGCGGTTGGTTTGCCGGTGAAAGGATCAAGAACGCCAAGGGCTTTTAAAATAGTCACCCTGTCTGCGGCCCACTGTTTGTCTTTGGGCAGTGGCAGGCGCACTCCGAGAAAACCCCAGGCTGTACGGTTTTCGTGATTACCATTGGGCAGATGGCAATCCTGGCAGGTGGGTGCCGGGGCATCTTTATCCAGGCGGCCGGCCTCCCTGGCGAACCAGCGAGTTCCGTGTTTGGCGCTGCTCCACATTTCCCACTGGGGATGGTCATAGCCCATGTGGCACTGCTGACAGGCCCGGGGGTCCTGGGCTTCTTTCTTCGAGAAGCTGTGCCTTGTATGACATTCATCACAGGAGTTGTTCTGGTAACGATAGCCTTTGTCCAGTTGATCTTTTTTCTGGGCTTCTGTTTTAATTCCCATGTTATGGCAGCCGCCACAGCCGCGGCCGCCTTCCATCAATTCATCCGGTTCAACGTGGGTGATGGGTAGGGCGTTCAATGAGGTCCAGCCAAAGTTATGCTTGCCTTTGGAAAACTGGGTGAATTGCTCTTCATGACATTCAGCGCAGACATGTTCGCTGGGCAGTACGGCCAGATCGCCATCATTGGCTTTCTGGTGTTTATCACCGTGGCAGTCAGCACAGGTAATGTCTTCCGCCGCGTGTTTACTGGTTCGCCAGTCAGCCACCTGGCCGGGAGATACTTTTTCATGACAGGAGATACAGGTATTTTCCGCCGCCATGGCTTTGCCGCTGATTGTCAGAGCCAGCACAAAGACCNNNNNNNNNNNNNNNNNNNNNNNNNNNNNNNNNNNNNNNNNNNNNNNNNNNNNNNNNNNNNNNNNNNNNNNNNNNNNNNNNNNNNNNNNNNNNNNNNNNNAGCATTCCAGGTTTTTTCATTTCCTCCTTTCGGTTATAGATTATACCTAAGTTAAGCAATTAGCAGTTAGCTCTTGGCATTTAGCTGAGTAAAATTAAGGTTTTAGGTTGATAATACACAGTACCAAACGGGAAACTGTATGTATATAGTGAAATCCCTTTAATCATTAAACTAACAGCTAACGGCTAAAAGCTAATCGCTCAATTTAGTTATACTTGTAAAGTGTCAATCACTTAGCCTAGATTATAACAATCTATATTGATTCCGCAAGTGTATTGAAAGGTTTTTGGTCAGCTGGAAAGCTTTTTCCACGGTTTTTTCCTTATCCGGGTTGATCAGGCAGCAGGTAGCCGGTGACAGGAGGCTGCGGGAAAGGAGGAAATCCCGATCAAGTCCCTCTTGATATAATTTTTTCCAGGTGCTTTCCAGCAGTTTTATCAGGCTGTCCATGGTCTCCTTTTCGAAAGGTTCAATGTTGGTGGGGACAATGCCCCAGACAATGACTCCACCCCGCTCAAGAAAGTTGATAATTGATCTGGTGTAGAGGGGCAGGACCTTGGCATTGGTATAGAGATCAATGGAAACGATGTCCATGTCGAAACCCAGGAGAAAATCCCAGTCCGGATTGCCGCAGAGATGGATGCCCCGGGGCCGTTCAATCATGGCGAAGAGATTGTTAATATCTTCCCGGGCAAAAACGTCACTGTAGCCGGACATGGCGTTGAATAGAAACTGAAGTCCTGGTTCATCAATAAACATGAAGGCGTTGGGATTTTTTTCTTTCAGGTGGGCCAGTTGGACATTTATTCGTTTGGACATGAATTCATAAAGGAAAGGGCGGACCGTATCATCAAAGAGGATTGGTCGGTCATTCTCATCTTTAATAAAAAAACCGAAGCTGATCGGACCTTCCAGCTGGCCGCGGATAGCCGGATAGCTGGAAAGGTCATAGGAGAGGAACTTCTGGTACACCGCGGAATACTGATTGCTGACATCAAAATATTCGGGCTCATCAAAATGGTTGAGGACTTCTTCCAGTTCATTGATAAATCTATCAGTGGAAAAACGCAGGGTTTGTTTCTTCACGTCAAGGATAATACCTGGGAAATGTTCTGCTGCCTGGACATACATGTCTTCATAATAGCTGTAGTGGGGCAGCTGAGGCCAAAAGGGAATGTCAAGGGACATGGCCAACTTTAAAGCTTGGTCAATATCCTTGTGCGGCATAACGCCCATGGCGGTGGTCAGCAGGTTTCCGGGTAAAGGCATGCAATGCTCCATCTAATTCGACATTCTACCCCATGATGAAAATATAGCAACATTTTTGTCATGGGAATAATGAAAAAGCTTTGACTTAAGTCAAAAAATTCAATGTGTAAGGGGAATAACAGTGAAACTTGCCGATCTGACAGCTTGAGAGTCACATAATGATGTTATACTTATCATTAAACTGATTCTTGTGTGGATGTCAATGGGCCTGGAGAAAAAACTAAGCGGTCAGGAAGAAGAATGGTTGTCTGGAGCCACAAACGATAGAGTCAGTGTTCGCTGGTAATATGGATCAGCTCGGGATTTTTCAGCAGGACTTTGGTGTCTGGGGGGATGGACTTGGTGATCCAGACATTCCCGCCGATGATGGAGCGGGCACCAATTACTGTGTCGCCACCGAGGATGGTAGCTCCGGAATAGATAATCACCTCGTCTTCAATGGTAGGGTGACGTTTTATATCCCGATAGCGGACCCCGGCATCTTTTGACAGTGACAGAGCTCCCAGGGTAACCCCCTGATAGATGCGTACCTGGTTGCCGATACTTGTTGTCTCTCCCACCACGATGCCGGTACCGTGATCGATGAAAAAATGTTCGCCGATTTCCGCTCCCGGGTTGATGTCAATGCCGGTTTTACTGTGGGCATATTCGGTCATGATTCGTGGCAGCAGTGGTACCTCCAGTTTGCGGAGCAGGTGGGCAATCCGGTAAATGGTGATGGCAAAAAGTCCCGGGTAGCTGAAAATAACCTCATCCATACTTTTGGCGGCTGGGTCTCCTTCCATGGAGGCGCGGACGTCATCGGCCAGCATGGTTCGCAGTCGGGGAAGTTCCTTAATGAAAAGGATTGCGGCTTCGTGTCCCCGTAATTCGCATTGACTGCATGATTCATGGTAACGAAGGCAGTTGTGGCGGACCGCCAGGATGACCTGCTCGCTGAGCATTTCGTGGAGGTTGGAAACCTCCTGGCCCAGATAATATTCAATGGTTACCGGATCGATCCGAAGTCTGGTAAAATAGCCTGGAAAAAGGATCTTGCGGCACTGGTGAATAATTTCAATGGTTGTTCCGCGTGACGGCATGGGCTCCGGTGCCAGATGTTCATAGCATTGACCGTTTTTACAGGTGGCCGTCAGTTGGTCAACCACCAGGGGGATTTCCTGGCGGTGTTGGCTGGAAATTTCCAGCCGCTCAGTGCATTGTTCCGGGGTGGGGACATCATTCATAACTTTATTTTCC
This genomic interval from Pseudomonadota bacterium contains the following:
- a CDS encoding response regulator, with the translated sequence MNKELIIIVEDETDIREVLEYNLEREGYKVLTAADGKQGLELIQKTPPTLVLLDLMLPKIDGLEVCKRLKDDTETASIPLIMVTAKGEESDIILGLELGADDYMVKPFSPKELLARIRAVIRRRGLQDEGIMRRHIERDGVVMDMERHEVMVDHTSVSFTASELKLLYYLASHPGRVFTRDRLLSQMVGRDEFIVDRNIDVHIQSVRKKLGHYRYLIETIRGVGYRFKDEERT
- the nadS gene encoding NadS family protein, whose product is MKNEDFNLLVASIKEAGEIKAGRKKPSRLFEITAPEIKMVRETLHVSQNEFALMIGVSIRTLQNWEQGRRKPEGPAKALLRVASRNPKAVLEALHAE
- the epsC gene encoding serine O-acetyltransferase EpsC, which gives rise to MNDVPTPEQCTERLEISSQHRQEIPLVVDQLTATCKNGQCYEHLAPEPMPSRGTTIEIIHQCRKILFPGYFTRLRIDPVTIEYYLGQEVSNLHEMLSEQVILAVRHNCLRYHESCSQCELRGHEAAILFIKELPRLRTMLADDVRASMEGDPAAKSMDEVIFSYPGLFAITIYRIAHLLRKLEVPLLPRIMTEYAHSKTGIDINPGAEIGEHFFIDHGTGIVVGETTSIGNQVRIYQGVTLGALSLSKDAGVRYRDIKRHPTIEDEVIIYSGATILGGDTVIGARSIIGGNVWITKSIPPDTKVLLKNPELIHITSEH
- a CDS encoding ATP-binding protein, translating into MTMLRSRMLWKIYSVFATFILLSALLVGTLLGRYITNNKLADIQAALQTRSLLLAEVAAPHFTEPPTRELQQSVVSLGKKIHTRMTVINAQGVVLADSDKDPLTMDNHGQRPEVQESRFHDFGQAIRFSKTLQTRMMYLARSVHKSGHFLGYVRTSLPLKIVDQRLAEVRKTIALGVSLVTLISLLLGFLLARHFSRPLTAMTEMSEAMAQGNFGKRLSVKRKDEIGRLEKALNKMAEKSQQRLAIINMDRNKLSAILSCMSEGVIAINKDELIIHINDAAATLLGIDIDNSLNKPIWETTRLHEISKILSDTARDLQIIKRSVKIAYGTYDRIIEMHAAPLQDGIGSAVGAMVVLMDVSELRHLETVRRDFVANASHELKTPITAIRALVETLLDDGEISPKKQQTFLEKIKNQSLRISAIVTDLLALSRFELRDESLAEEPVNLAEITRKTLEDLSLSAIEKQITIELSVPETPLIITGGWDALEQAVSNLLDNAIKYTPEQGHIWLRCFSKDHQAVIEVRDTGIGIEPQDQERIFERFYRVDKARSRELGGTGLGLSIVRHIVMAHGGRVEVKSIPGSGSTFQLIFPLDEN
- a CDS encoding multiheme c-type cytochrome; translated protein: MAAENTCISCHEKVSPGQVADWRTSKHAAEDITCADCHGDKHQKANDGDLAVLPSEHVCAECHEEQFTQFSKGKHNFGWTSLNALPITHVEPDELMEGGRGCGGCHNMGIKTEAQKKDQLDKGYRYQNNSCDECHTRHSFSKKEAQDPRACQQCHMGYDHPQWEMWSSAKHGTRWFAREAGRLDKDAPAPTCQDCHLPNGNHENRTAWGFLGVRLPLPKDKQWAADRVTILKALGVLDPFTGKPTARLELVTSVDMVRTTQEAWETEREKMIKTCAKCHAEKYARSQLEMGDSMLQKADHLLAEAIEIVAGLYKDGIIKKPDTYTFAYPDFLYFLRTGGGNLDQATFIEQVLFQMYMKHRMRTYQAQFHVNPDYAYWYGWAMMTKDLVEIKDLAHTMRATHK
- the phoU gene encoding phosphate signaling complex protein PhoU, translated to MSKHLQRELDNLKKELLVIASMVENATQKALTALVDRRQELAEEVVQEDFLINEKEVKIEEECLKILALHQPVAIDLRFVITALKVNNDLERVGDLAVNIAERAIFLSTREMLALTLDFPGMADKVQKMLTYSLDALTHNDAKLARQVITMDDAVDLANHKMIKSLRRQMQKNPSTVKRASHLLSASGQLERIADLATNIAEDVVYMVEGEVIRHRTEDFIKREEEED
- a CDS encoding phosphate ABC transporter permease family protein, producing the protein MISLLFLILLALTAIAFIYGRKRSHALAKKIGGLPRLHSRPFYYGALAALWCGLPALVLAAFWLAGESRIITHLVLSNLPEKLRLLPAGELNLLLNDIKNLVSGNIVSQNVTPEIQAAANHYQSLTNLSHTILAVACLVLAIGGMLLTLERLKPTTRARNQVERVIKLLLLASSTVAIFTTIGIILSILFEALRFFKAIPVADFLFGLHWSPQMAIRADQVGSSGSFGA